Part of the Benincasa hispida cultivar B227 chromosome 12, ASM972705v1, whole genome shotgun sequence genome is shown below.
TAAAACTAAGGACTAATTATATTTTGCTTAAATATCAAACTTGGTAActataataaagagaaaaagttaaaatttatttattttttttaaaaaaaagaaaattaattctagTAGGTTGGTAAAACTTCATAAagggtaaaaaaaaacaaaaaaaacaaaaaacaaaaaataaaataaaaagacaagTTAGCCAAAGTGGGCTTTCCTAATTGACATGACCTTTtattttagtccctatacttgtttattgttgattattaacattttcactttaaattttaaaaaacatattgCATTTCTTGCATTAAGactattgttattatttaactaatttttaaaaaaattaattttgagagacTAGATTTAAGATTTAGTAAAAATGTATGGATTAAAATTGGATATTTGAAAGTattgaaactaaaattaaacaaatctcAAGTAGATTGGACTAAAATGGTATtaaaaaaagattgaaatactattttggttcgACTTacgatgtttatttattttggtcttctacttttaaaatgttcattttagtccataaacattcaactttagttcattttggtctttatactttcaaaaaatttattttggttattgtagtttcaaatttagttcatttttgtccttcattttcaaaaagttatcattttaattcaattcaaggaccaaaattatcacttttaaaataaCAAGGACCATGGTGaaccaaatttaaaagtataaaaacaaaaataaacaaatgagaaatatagagatcaaaatgaacaaaaattgaaagtataaaaatcaaaataaactttttaaaagtagGAAGACTAAAATGAATCAAATGTAAGAGTCGAAGAACCCAAACattatttaaatctaaaaaaattaggtactaaattggaaataaagtgaaaataattttgtagttaaaacatattgaaagacATAAATACCCCCTGATCAGAGTTATATTACAACTTTCTCTTCTTGTTGTTCCCGCGTAAGTTAGCATTTCTGACCCTAGCACTCTGCTATCTCCTCACTTGGGCTGGTCTCCGATTCTCCATTTCTCTCAGATTCTCACTCTTAGTTTACGAATTTCGACCTAGTGGATTGAAaggtttgaaaatttcaaattcagaaacgaattttttcttctgttttctctatttttctttttctgtaaCGAGAGCTAATTCGTTTGGTTGgtaagaagaaatgaaaaatgattCGAGTTCATTTTCTGCCACGATGTGGAAGCAAAATTCTGTTGGCGATGATACCGagataaattttctatttttctgttGTTTTTCATGGTGAAATTAGGAATTGATTGAATTAGAGATGGCGAGCGCAGTAGATGCTGCAGGAGATCCAATTCCTACATCGGCGGTGTTAATGTCCTCGTCAAAGCACATTGCGAACAGGTGTCGATTGGAGAATGTGGCATACCTCCAGTGCAAACAGAAGGATCCGAACCCGGAGAAATGCCTGGACAAAGGCCATCAAGTCACTCGATGCGTCCTCTCCCTGTAAGCGaataacattttgtttttttttttttttttcagccgAAATATGGATTTACATTTCTCCGGAAAATTGCTTTAGTTATCATATGTTCGTCTTCTGATCTGCTAGCAAATAGGGGTCAGGAAATACATTGCTTTAGTAATAATATGATCGCCCAGGAAACTGGAAAGAAAATAAGGGGTATTTCTTAGGTTTGACATAAATTAATTAGTACTGGTGCTAATAAAATCTTAGGTCAAATCATGTATCTGATTAAATTGATAGTGTCCATGGTCGTATGAGGCCACCAATTCACATCTCAGCCCCATTAGTTCAGGCTCACGGTGGAAATAACGGACTGTGGAGGTCTTCCACATTCAGAAGGGACGGTGGAAATAATGGATTTGGCGGTGGAGTTGGGCTGTAAAGTGGGTCACCTTCCCATAAATTACCTTCGTTTTTCCCTCGGTGGTAACCACCACTCCCTCCCCTCTTGGGAACTGTTAGTGTAAGTTCAAAGCAAAGATTGCCGAGTGGAAAAGGTCCTGGCTTTCAAGGGGGACGCCTAACCTTGTTACATTTTGTGCTTAATGGGCTGCCAttgtattatttttctctcctcAAAATTCTGGTGGTCACTATTAATAGTATGGAGAAGTTGGGAAGAGATTTTTCTTGGAGTGGTGGTGATTACAAGGCCAGTAGTTATTTGGTTAAGTGGAAATTTACCTATCTCCC
Proteins encoded:
- the LOC120092722 gene encoding NADH dehydrogenase [ubiquinone] 1 alpha subcomplex subunit 8-B: MASAVDAAGDPIPTSAVLMSSSKHIANRCRLENVAYLQCKQKDPNPEKCLDKGHQVTRCVLSLLKDLHQRCTKEMDAYVGCMYYHTNEFDLCRKEQETFEKACPLE